In Vespa crabro chromosome 14, iyVesCrab1.2, whole genome shotgun sequence, the following are encoded in one genomic region:
- the LOC124429239 gene encoding uncharacterized protein LOC124429239 isoform X10: MDLVVDKENNRKKITLSWENVTVSVNDHKQTFLQSVWSDIRSGSRIRKLELLKKVSGYAESNNMIAIMGPSGAGKTTLLSTIAKKIQPTCGSIRINGLDVSDIIMSQISSYMDQCNAMSVDLTSREHLLFMCALKMDKNKSYRERSDRTDKLLNEFGLHECKNNLITKLSAGERKRLFLISELVARPKIIFLDEPTTDLDSLTAMNIIEMLKLISIKDTLVICTIHQPGMAMYNLFTHIVLLADGRNVFSGSIEDVKPFFESLGFRCPAGIDQSEYHISILSQHDPMKSTEEQSLKISEAFLQSSYYKLPAIEKDSKENIQTNLCNKPGQLKQLFWLLWRIYKKKKRTFFSDNLSWISFLISMIAVSLFFYGNNTNTQKGMQNVRGALYMMTSEIIFTVAYSVIYELPSDIINYLRETSIYGPGVYYIATFIGLIPKSIMKSFMFTLSIVLTLHNNIYWNDILYYCLSTTLGAICGTAYGMMMSSWTMNINLTTIIMVPIDMIFLLTAGIFYNLRSLPTYLRYIKYLSIFYYINECLSIIYWSHVDKIEEGKRDILDCELGEGLPCLENGTEVLYEYGYNGSNFILDLCGMIILTIVMSIVGYFGVKRTRRLLFDKMDPALPSPSSSGHVTRTNQECWTDEEDMFLFILIKNRIEIMHPTSSAETKAQLWIEVEERLNKKYKKRRDINCVKERWEKLKSLAKLDVYTFLSKIKKKLPRNTSYRPSNFNLQIWKLLKPHKMKQGESDDANEYTAYISSFEFPNEINILLDNLIRMSDIVFDPNFSSSSSSTISERSRSLSPPRTMSPVVNTSYRSRSVQPAVNSYMTYEDLTLLSDEENEARRISRMETKRSLLSDLRSLSIDQVPERLLLMNKSWESNLRNVSSFNPNDRWIRLIQSDLRREDLTGATDEFEKEMYRPETSRTEPSRTAPSSSRQPRAEPSSIEPSGAGPSRTESSRTEPSRTEPSRIEPSRIEPSNIEPSKTETSRAEPSRAEPSRAKPMRAKLIRTKPIDIELPPFDDASGYLKEFNVRTSDDSNEERSPQRARCAELKIEPRRSTDQLSSSNITWVVLRESQITMVDNPNEERGAQSQPRIEPTDQSNNQLSSSNITWVVLKESHVTTVDDPNEERGTQSQLRTEPTNQSNRQWFYSNEKWIHLKESNVAPMDDSGEKQTSPILLENEPVYRSDARFLSTSDKIKESDIRTRDDNETRQMQRTHWNESNQQFVRSLYPGERWIRLRETDKSTSDDSGEERRIRAIQRNELLFQSDVAVFHSPSKRIKLKDLEEQDSSILKDNVRERRTSQELKIHPALLSGVKPFQPTDNWIELSETDVMTGDSSESSEHIREVRGTFRIDPSSYTDAQPTDKCAKYKESNVKTSDDSSEEKTTSTASRTESIYYSDDSCVSEAWITIRAPDGSIEAIPMDSARIVAEKVQRVPKKSLSTRTSDIPARTIDSNIEVRPGPSSARKLVSPPRVQPYYPDSWIRIRESPTWNRGIRRTDNEIEVKPARRLLSNLPDVQPYYSESWTRMMEPSIRERNIRSSINESEIRSSSRNLSTQHRVLFSDKHVRIREPDIRERSPMRQTSSSTDSRSSTRAETGRHDVRFNKRRETDIREDDHFVRTDYRSQQFTEQIFAEEEHLRRLNVLRAQESEIFLLETELLENQIHIQRMESNLETIQMRKRVALSEYKMAELKEMMVEMNISDYKSQARMTGDPGSGANRGTGGAGSIRAAGGAFGQMEIAHEEQFFYNQQREQIRKLREGIRDEIAFHEEQIRRHQEAIERHNARMSEIHNPPEEQ; the protein is encoded by the exons ATGGACTTGGTtgttgataaagaaaataatcgaaaaaagatTACATTGTCATGGGAAAATGTGACGGTTAGCGTAAATGATCACAAACAAACTTTCCTACAATCTGTTTGGTCTGATATTAGAAGTGGATCGCGTATTagaaaattagaattattaaagaaag TGTCCGGTTATGCAGAAAGTAATAACATGATTGCTATAATGGGACCAAG tGGCGCCGGAAAGACTACTTTGTTAAGTACGATtgcaaaaaaaattcaacCGACTTGTGGTAGTATCAGAATTAATGGATTAGATGTTTCCGATATTATTATGTCACAAATTTCGAGTTACATGGATCAATGTAATGCAATGTCTGTTGATCTTACATCTAGAGAACATCTTTTGTTtatg tGTGCActaaaaatggataaaaacaAGAGTTATCGTGAAAGAAGTGATAGAACTGACAaacttttaaatgaatttgGATTACatgaatgtaaaaataatttaataacaaagTTGTCAGCTGGCGAGAGGAAACGATTATTTCTAATCTCGGAATTAGTTGCTAGacctaaaattatttttttagatGAGCCTACAAcag atcttgATAGTCTCACAGCAATGAACATTATagaaatgttaaaattaatatcaattaaggATACTTTGGTCATTTGCACTATTCATCAGCCAGGAATGGCAATGTATAATTTGTTTACACATATTGTTTTATTGGCTGATGGTAGAAATGTTTTTTCTGGTAGTATTGAAGATGTCAAGCCGTTTTTCGAAag tcTAGGATTCAGATGTCCAGCTGGTATAGATCAATCGGAATATCACATAAGTATTTTGTCTCAACATGATCCAATGAAATCGACCGAAGAacaatctttaaaaatatccgAAGCATTTTTACAATCGTCTTATTACAAATTACCTGCCATTGAGAAAGattctaaagaaaatatacaaacGAATTTATGCAA caAACCAGGACAATTGAAACAACTTTTTTGGTTACTTTggagaatttataaaaaaaagaagaggacatTTTTTTCTGATAATTTATCGTGGATATCTTTCttg atatctaTGATCGCTGTAAGTCTATTTTTTTAtggtaataatactaatacgcAGAAAGGAATGCAAAATGTTAGAGGAGCATTATACATGATGACgtctgaaataatatttacagttGCTTATTCAGTAATATACGAATTACCAtcagatataattaattatcttcgtGAAACTTCAATCTATGGTCCAGGTGTTTATTACATTGCTACTTTTAttggattg atACCAAAATCTATAATGAAATCCTTTATGTTTACATTGTCAATAGTTTTGACATTgcataataacatttattggaacgatattttatattattgtctttCAACGACATTAGGTGCTATTTGTGGTACTGCTTATGGTATGATGATGTCAAGTTGgacaatgaatattaatttaacgacaataattatggTACCAATcgatatgatttttcttttaaccgccggtatattttataatctgaG aaGTTTACCAACTTATttgagatatataaaatatttgtcaatattttattacatcaaCGAATGTCTCTCAATAATTTATTGGTCTCACGTTGATAAAATtg AGGAAGGTAAACGTGATATTTTAGATTGTGAACTAGGCGAAGGATTACCATGTTTAGAAAATGGAACGGAAGTTTTATATGAGTATGGTTATAATGGGTCCAACTTTATCTTGGATTTATGTGGAATGATAATCTTAACAATCGTCATGTCTATCGTTGGATACTTTGGAGTTAAAAGAACCAGAAGA TTATTATTTGACAAAATGGATCCAGCGTTACCGTCGCCATCATCATCAGGACATGTTACACGAACGAACCAAGAATGTTGGACGGATGAAGAGGATATGTTTTTATTCATCCTTATAAAGAATCGTATCGAAATAATGCACCCTACATCCAGTGCAGAAACGAAGGCACAATTATGGATAGAAGTGGAAGAAcgtttaaacaaaaaatacaaaaaaaggagagacatAAACTGCGTTAAGGAACGTTGGGAAAAGTTGAAGAGTTTGGCAAAACTCGATGTTTATACGTTTCTATCGAAG atCAAAAAAAAGTTACCACGTAACACGAGCTATCGTCCATCGAATTTCAATTTGCAAATTTGGAAATTGTTAAAGCCCCATAAGATGAAGCAGGGGGAGTCCGATGATGCGAACGAGTATACCGCATACATATCCAGTTTCGAATTTCCCAATgagattaatatattattggacAATTTAATAAGAATGAGCGATATCGTGTTCGATCCAAATTTTTCTAGTTCGTCTTCCTCCACTATATCGGAAAGAAGTCGTAGCCTAAGTCCTCCAAGAACGATGTCCCCTGTAGTCAATACATCGTATAGATCTAGATCGGTCCAACCTGCGGTCAATAGTTATATGACATATGAAGATTTGACACTATTATCCGATGAAGAAAACGAAGCCCGTAGAATTTCGAGAATGGAAACAAAAAGATCATTGTTATCAGATCTAAGATCATTGTCGATCGATCAAGTACCAGAAAGACTATTACTAATGAACAAATCATGGGAGTCAAATCTACGTAATg tatCATCGTTTAATCCCAACGATAGATGGATAAGATTAATACAATCTGATCTAAGGAGAGAAGATCTTACAGGAGCGACCGATGAgttcgaaaaagaaatgtatcgaCCAGAGACATCGAGGACCGAACCATCGAGGACTGCACCATCGAGCAGCCGACAACCGAGGGCCGAACCATCGAGTATCGAACCATCGGGGGCCGGACCATCGAGAACCGAATCATCAAGGACCGAACCATCGAGGACAGAACCATCGAGAATCGAACCATCGAGAATCGAACCATCGAATATCGAACCATCGAAAACTGAAACATCAAGGGCCGAACCATCGAGGGCCGAACCATCGAGGGCCAAACCAATGAGGGCCAAACTAATAAGGACCAAACCAATAGATATCGAACTACCTCCATttgatg ATGCATCGGGTTACCTGAAAGAATTTAATGTAAGAACGtctgacgatagtaacgaagaAAGATCACCCCAGAGAGCAAGGTGTGCCGAATTAAAAATCGAACCACGTCGATCTactg atcAACTGTCTAGTTCCAACATTACGTGGGTTGTATTAAGAGAATCTCAGATAACAATGGTTGATAATCCTAACGAAGAAAGAGGGGCGCAATCGCAACCTAGGATCGAACCAACTGATCAatctaata atCAACTGTCTAGTTCCAACATTACGTGGGTTGTATTAAAAGAATCTCATGTGACAACGGTTGATGATCCTAATGAAGAAAGAGGAACGCAATCGCAACTGAGAACCGAACCAACTAATCAatctaata gaCAATGGTTTTATTCAAACGAGAAATGGATACATTTAAAAGAATCCAATGTAGCACCGATGGATGATAGTGGCGAAAAACAAACATCGCCAATATTATTAGAGAACGAACCAGTTTATCGATctgatg CACGATTCCTTTCAACtagcgataaaataaaagaatctgATATAAGAACGAGAGATGATAACGAAACAAGACAAATGCAAAGAACACATTGGAACGAATCAAATCAACAatttg tACGCTCACTTTATCCCGGCGAAAGATGGATTAGACTAAGAGAAACTGATAAATCAACGAGCGATGATAgtggagaagaaagaagaatccgTGCCATACAGAGGAACGAACTATTATTCCAATctgatg TAGCAGTGTTCCATTCCCCCAGTAAAcggattaaattaaaagatttagAAGAACAAGATTCATCAATATTGAAGGAtaatgtaagagaaagaagaacatcACAAGAATTGAAAATACATCCAGCCCTGCTTAGtggtg taaaacCGTTTCAACCCACTGATAACTGGATTGAATTAAGTGAAACCGATGTAATGACAGGAGATTCTTCAGAATCGAGCGAACATATCAGAGAAGTAAGAGGAACATTCAGAATCGACCCATCCTCGTATACtgatg cacaACCCACCGATAAATGTGCTAAATATAAAGAATCTAATGTAAAAACGAGCGACGATAGTTCCGAAGAGAAAACAACGTCCACAGCATCAAGAACAGAATCAATTTATTACTCTGATG attCATGCGTTTCCGAAGCATGGATTACAATAAGAGCACCCGATGGATCGATAGAAGCAATTCCTATGGATTCGGCCCGTATTGTAGCTGAAAAAGTTCAAAGAGTACCAAAGAAAAGTTTATCTACTCGAACTAgtg ATATTCCTGCGAGAACAATCGATAGTAATATAGAAGTAAGACCAGGACCTTCATCAGCAAGGAAATTAGTGAGCCCACCtcgtg tACAACCGTACTATCCGGATTCGTGGATTAGAATAAGAGAATCTCCTACTTGGAATAGAGGAATCAGAAGGACCGATAATGAAATCGAAGTAAAACCAGCACGAAGGCTCTTATCAAACTTACcagatg taCAACCATATTATTCGGAATCGTGGACTAGAATGATGGAACCttctataagagaaagaaatataagatcGTCCATAAATGAATCCGAAATAAGATCATCGTCGAGGAACTTATCAACTCAACAtcgtg tacTTTTCTCGGATAAACATGTTAGAATAAGAGAACCTGATATAAGGGAAAGATCACCTATGAGACAAACTAGTAGTTCTACTGATTCAAGATCATCGACGAGGGCCGAAACAGGCCGACatgatg tacgttttaataaaagaaggGAGACCGATATAAGAGAAGATGATCATTTTGTAAGAACTGATTATCGTTCCCAACAATTCACGGAACAAATTTTCGCCGAGGAAGAACATTTAAGAAGATTAAATGTATTGAGAGCCCAGGAgagcgaaatatttttattagagaCCGAACTTCTAGAAAATCAAATTCATATTCAACGAATGGAAAGCAATCTCGAAACGATACAAATGCGAAAACGAGTTGCTTTGAGCGAATATAAAATGGCGGAACTGAAGGAGATGATGGTCGAGATGAATATATCCGATTACAAAAG TCAAGCGAGAATGACTGGCGACCCTGGTTCTGGTGCAAACAGAGGCACTGGCGGTGCTGGTTCTATCCGAGCAGCTGGAGGGGCTTTTGGACAAATGGAAATTGCTCATGAAGAACAATTCTTTTATAATCAG CAAAGGGAACAGATAAGAAAGTTGAGAGAAGGTATTCGCGACGAAATTGCTTTTCATGAGGAACAAATCCGCCGTCATCAAGAAGCTATTGAACGTCATAATGCAAGAATGAGTGAAATACATAATCCTCCTgaagaacaataa
- the LOC124429239 gene encoding uncharacterized protein LOC124429239 isoform X2: MDLVVDKENNRKKITLSWENVTVSVNDHKQTFLQSVWSDIRSGSRIRKLELLKKVSGYAESNNMIAIMGPSGAGKTTLLSTIAKKIQPTCGSIRINGLDVSDIIMSQISSYMDQCNAMSVDLTSREHLLFMCALKMDKNKSYRERSDRTDKLLNEFGLHECKNNLITKLSAGERKRLFLISELVARPKIIFLDEPTTDLDSLTAMNIIEMLKLISIKDTLVICTIHQPGMAMYNLFTHIVLLADGRNVFSGSIEDVKPFFESLGFRCPAGIDQSEYHISILSQHDPMKSTEEQSLKISEAFLQSSYYKLPAIEKDSKENIQTNLCNKPGQLKQLFWLLWRIYKKKKRTFFSDNLSWISFLISMIAVSLFFYGNNTNTQKGMQNVRGALYMMTSEIIFTVAYSVIYELPSDIINYLRETSIYGPGVYYIATFIGLIPKSIMKSFMFTLSIVLTLHNNIYWNDILYYCLSTTLGAICGTAYGMMMSSWTMNINLTTIIMVPIDMIFLLTAGIFYNLRSLPTYLRYIKYLSIFYYINECLSIIYWSHVDKIEEGKRDILDCELGEGLPCLENGTEVLYEYGYNGSNFILDLCGMIILTIVMSIVGYFGVKRTRRLLFDKMDPALPSPSSSGHVTRTNQECWTDEEDMFLFILIKNRIEIMHPTSSAETKAQLWIEVEERLNKKYKKRRDINCVKERWEKLKSLAKLDVYTFLSKIKKKLPRNTSYRPSNFNLQIWKLLKPHKMKQGESDDANEYTAYISSFEFPNEINILLDNLIRMSDIVFDPNFSSSSSSTISERSRSLSPPRTMSPVVNTSYRSRSVQPAVNSYMTYEDLTLLSDEENEARRISRMETKRSLLSDLRSLSIDQVPERLLLMNKSWESNLRNVSSFNPNDRWIRLIQSDLRREDLTGATDEFEKEMYRPETSRTEPSRTAPSSSRQPRAEPSSIEPSGAGPSRTESSRTEPSRTEPSRIEPSRIEPSNIEPSKTETSRAEPSRAEPSRAKPMRAKLIRTKPIDIELPPFDDASGYLKEFNVRTSDDSNEERSPQRARCAELKIEPRRSTDQLSSSNITWVVLRESQITMVDNPNEERGAQSQPRIEPTDQSNNQLSSSNITWVVLKESHVTTVDDPNEERGTQSQLRTEPTNQSNRQWFYSNEKWIHLKESNVAPMDDSGEKQTSPILLENEPVYRSDARFLSTSDKIKESDIRTRDDNETRQMQRTHWNESNQQFVRSLYPGERWIRLRETDKSTSDDSGEERRIRAIQRNELLFQSDAVFHSPSKRIKLKDLEEQDSSILKDNVRERRTSQELKIHPALLSGVKPFQPTDNWIELSETDVMTGDSSESSEHIREVRGTFRIDPSSYTDAQPTDKCAKYKESNVKTSDDSSEEKTTSTASRTESIYYSDDSCVSEAWITIRAPDGSIEAIPMDSARIVAEKVQRVPKKSLSTRTSVQPYYPESWLRIKESLIREKKESRRSLSSPPHVQSYHPIPLPRTRKSIIRESDVFMKPADSDIRPAPRALPRLPRDIPARTIDSNIEVRPGPSSARKLVSPPRVQPYYPDSWIRIRESPTWNRGIRRTDNEIEVKPARRLLSNLPDVQPYYSESWTRMMEPSIRERNIRSSINESEIRSSSRNLSTQHRVLFSDKHVRIREPDIRERSPMRQTSSSTDSRSSTRAETGRHDVRFNKRRETDIREDDHFVRTDYRSQQFTEQIFAEEEHLRRLNVLRAQESEIFLLETELLENQIHIQRMESNLETIQMRKRVALSEYKMAELKEMMVEMNISDYKSQARMTGDPGSGANRGTGGAGSIRAAGGAFGQMEIAHEEQFFYNQQREQIRKLREGIRDEIAFHEEQIRRHQEAIERHNARMSEIHNPPEEQ; the protein is encoded by the exons ATGGACTTGGTtgttgataaagaaaataatcgaaaaaagatTACATTGTCATGGGAAAATGTGACGGTTAGCGTAAATGATCACAAACAAACTTTCCTACAATCTGTTTGGTCTGATATTAGAAGTGGATCGCGTATTagaaaattagaattattaaagaaag TGTCCGGTTATGCAGAAAGTAATAACATGATTGCTATAATGGGACCAAG tGGCGCCGGAAAGACTACTTTGTTAAGTACGATtgcaaaaaaaattcaacCGACTTGTGGTAGTATCAGAATTAATGGATTAGATGTTTCCGATATTATTATGTCACAAATTTCGAGTTACATGGATCAATGTAATGCAATGTCTGTTGATCTTACATCTAGAGAACATCTTTTGTTtatg tGTGCActaaaaatggataaaaacaAGAGTTATCGTGAAAGAAGTGATAGAACTGACAaacttttaaatgaatttgGATTACatgaatgtaaaaataatttaataacaaagTTGTCAGCTGGCGAGAGGAAACGATTATTTCTAATCTCGGAATTAGTTGCTAGacctaaaattatttttttagatGAGCCTACAAcag atcttgATAGTCTCACAGCAATGAACATTATagaaatgttaaaattaatatcaattaaggATACTTTGGTCATTTGCACTATTCATCAGCCAGGAATGGCAATGTATAATTTGTTTACACATATTGTTTTATTGGCTGATGGTAGAAATGTTTTTTCTGGTAGTATTGAAGATGTCAAGCCGTTTTTCGAAag tcTAGGATTCAGATGTCCAGCTGGTATAGATCAATCGGAATATCACATAAGTATTTTGTCTCAACATGATCCAATGAAATCGACCGAAGAacaatctttaaaaatatccgAAGCATTTTTACAATCGTCTTATTACAAATTACCTGCCATTGAGAAAGattctaaagaaaatatacaaacGAATTTATGCAA caAACCAGGACAATTGAAACAACTTTTTTGGTTACTTTggagaatttataaaaaaaagaagaggacatTTTTTTCTGATAATTTATCGTGGATATCTTTCttg atatctaTGATCGCTGTAAGTCTATTTTTTTAtggtaataatactaatacgcAGAAAGGAATGCAAAATGTTAGAGGAGCATTATACATGATGACgtctgaaataatatttacagttGCTTATTCAGTAATATACGAATTACCAtcagatataattaattatcttcgtGAAACTTCAATCTATGGTCCAGGTGTTTATTACATTGCTACTTTTAttggattg atACCAAAATCTATAATGAAATCCTTTATGTTTACATTGTCAATAGTTTTGACATTgcataataacatttattggaacgatattttatattattgtctttCAACGACATTAGGTGCTATTTGTGGTACTGCTTATGGTATGATGATGTCAAGTTGgacaatgaatattaatttaacgacaataattatggTACCAATcgatatgatttttcttttaaccgccggtatattttataatctgaG aaGTTTACCAACTTATttgagatatataaaatatttgtcaatattttattacatcaaCGAATGTCTCTCAATAATTTATTGGTCTCACGTTGATAAAATtg AGGAAGGTAAACGTGATATTTTAGATTGTGAACTAGGCGAAGGATTACCATGTTTAGAAAATGGAACGGAAGTTTTATATGAGTATGGTTATAATGGGTCCAACTTTATCTTGGATTTATGTGGAATGATAATCTTAACAATCGTCATGTCTATCGTTGGATACTTTGGAGTTAAAAGAACCAGAAGA TTATTATTTGACAAAATGGATCCAGCGTTACCGTCGCCATCATCATCAGGACATGTTACACGAACGAACCAAGAATGTTGGACGGATGAAGAGGATATGTTTTTATTCATCCTTATAAAGAATCGTATCGAAATAATGCACCCTACATCCAGTGCAGAAACGAAGGCACAATTATGGATAGAAGTGGAAGAAcgtttaaacaaaaaatacaaaaaaaggagagacatAAACTGCGTTAAGGAACGTTGGGAAAAGTTGAAGAGTTTGGCAAAACTCGATGTTTATACGTTTCTATCGAAG atCAAAAAAAAGTTACCACGTAACACGAGCTATCGTCCATCGAATTTCAATTTGCAAATTTGGAAATTGTTAAAGCCCCATAAGATGAAGCAGGGGGAGTCCGATGATGCGAACGAGTATACCGCATACATATCCAGTTTCGAATTTCCCAATgagattaatatattattggacAATTTAATAAGAATGAGCGATATCGTGTTCGATCCAAATTTTTCTAGTTCGTCTTCCTCCACTATATCGGAAAGAAGTCGTAGCCTAAGTCCTCCAAGAACGATGTCCCCTGTAGTCAATACATCGTATAGATCTAGATCGGTCCAACCTGCGGTCAATAGTTATATGACATATGAAGATTTGACACTATTATCCGATGAAGAAAACGAAGCCCGTAGAATTTCGAGAATGGAAACAAAAAGATCATTGTTATCAGATCTAAGATCATTGTCGATCGATCAAGTACCAGAAAGACTATTACTAATGAACAAATCATGGGAGTCAAATCTACGTAATg tatCATCGTTTAATCCCAACGATAGATGGATAAGATTAATACAATCTGATCTAAGGAGAGAAGATCTTACAGGAGCGACCGATGAgttcgaaaaagaaatgtatcgaCCAGAGACATCGAGGACCGAACCATCGAGGACTGCACCATCGAGCAGCCGACAACCGAGGGCCGAACCATCGAGTATCGAACCATCGGGGGCCGGACCATCGAGAACCGAATCATCAAGGACCGAACCATCGAGGACAGAACCATCGAGAATCGAACCATCGAGAATCGAACCATCGAATATCGAACCATCGAAAACTGAAACATCAAGGGCCGAACCATCGAGGGCCGAACCATCGAGGGCCAAACCAATGAGGGCCAAACTAATAAGGACCAAACCAATAGATATCGAACTACCTCCATttgatg ATGCATCGGGTTACCTGAAAGAATTTAATGTAAGAACGtctgacgatagtaacgaagaAAGATCACCCCAGAGAGCAAGGTGTGCCGAATTAAAAATCGAACCACGTCGATCTactg atcAACTGTCTAGTTCCAACATTACGTGGGTTGTATTAAGAGAATCTCAGATAACAATGGTTGATAATCCTAACGAAGAAAGAGGGGCGCAATCGCAACCTAGGATCGAACCAACTGATCAatctaata atCAACTGTCTAGTTCCAACATTACGTGGGTTGTATTAAAAGAATCTCATGTGACAACGGTTGATGATCCTAATGAAGAAAGAGGAACGCAATCGCAACTGAGAACCGAACCAACTAATCAatctaata gaCAATGGTTTTATTCAAACGAGAAATGGATACATTTAAAAGAATCCAATGTAGCACCGATGGATGATAGTGGCGAAAAACAAACATCGCCAATATTATTAGAGAACGAACCAGTTTATCGATctgatg CACGATTCCTTTCAACtagcgataaaataaaagaatctgATATAAGAACGAGAGATGATAACGAAACAAGACAAATGCAAAGAACACATTGGAACGAATCAAATCAACAatttg tACGCTCACTTTATCCCGGCGAAAGATGGATTAGACTAAGAGAAACTGATAAATCAACGAGCGATGATAgtggagaagaaagaagaatccgTGCCATACAGAGGAACGAACTATTATTCCAATctgatg CAGTGTTCCATTCCCCCAGTAAAcggattaaattaaaagatttagAAGAACAAGATTCATCAATATTGAAGGAtaatgtaagagaaagaagaacatcACAAGAATTGAAAATACATCCAGCCCTGCTTAGtggtg taaaacCGTTTCAACCCACTGATAACTGGATTGAATTAAGTGAAACCGATGTAATGACAGGAGATTCTTCAGAATCGAGCGAACATATCAGAGAAGTAAGAGGAACATTCAGAATCGACCCATCCTCGTATACtgatg cacaACCCACCGATAAATGTGCTAAATATAAAGAATCTAATGTAAAAACGAGCGACGATAGTTCCGAAGAGAAAACAACGTCCACAGCATCAAGAACAGAATCAATTTATTACTCTGATG attCATGCGTTTCCGAAGCATGGATTACAATAAGAGCACCCGATGGATCGATAGAAGCAATTCCTATGGATTCGGCCCGTATTGTAGCTGAAAAAGTTCAAAGAGTACCAAAGAAAAGTTTATCTACTCGAACTAgtg TACAACCGTATTATCCCGAATCATGGCTTAGGATAAAAGAATCTCttataagggaaaaaaaagaatcaaggAGGTCCTTATCAAGCCCTCCtcatg TACAATCGTATCACCCGATACCACTGCCTAGAACAAGAAAGTCTATTATAAGGGAATCAGATGTATTTATGAAACCGGCCGATAGTGATATTAGACCAGCACCAAGGGCTTTACCAAGGTTACCTcgtg ATATTCCTGCGAGAACAATCGATAGTAATATAGAAGTAAGACCAGGACCTTCATCAGCAAGGAAATTAGTGAGCCCACCtcgtg tACAACCGTACTATCCGGATTCGTGGATTAGAATAAGAGAATCTCCTACTTGGAATAGAGGAATCAGAAGGACCGATAATGAAATCGAAGTAAAACCAGCACGAAGGCTCTTATCAAACTTACcagatg taCAACCATATTATTCGGAATCGTGGACTAGAATGATGGAACCttctataagagaaagaaatataagatcGTCCATAAATGAATCCGAAATAAGATCATCGTCGAGGAACTTATCAACTCAACAtcgtg tacTTTTCTCGGATAAACATGTTAGAATAAGAGAACCTGATATAAGGGAAAGATCACCTATGAGACAAACTAGTAGTTCTACTGATTCAAGATCATCGACGAGGGCCGAAACAGGCCGACatgatg tacgttttaataaaagaaggGAGACCGATATAAGAGAAGATGATCATTTTGTAAGAACTGATTATCGTTCCCAACAATTCACGGAACAAATTTTCGCCGAGGAAGAACATTTAAGAAGATTAAATGTATTGAGAGCCCAGGAgagcgaaatatttttattagagaCCGAACTTCTAGAAAATCAAATTCATATTCAACGAATGGAAAGCAATCTCGAAACGATACAAATGCGAAAACGAGTTGCTTTGAGCGAATATAAAATGGCGGAACTGAAGGAGATGATGGTCGAGATGAATATATCCGATTACAAAAG TCAAGCGAGAATGACTGGCGACCCTGGTTCTGGTGCAAACAGAGGCACTGGCGGTGCTGGTTCTATCCGAGCAGCTGGAGGGGCTTTTGGACAAATGGAAATTGCTCATGAAGAACAATTCTTTTATAATCAG CAAAGGGAACAGATAAGAAAGTTGAGAGAAGGTATTCGCGACGAAATTGCTTTTCATGAGGAACAAATCCGCCGTCATCAAGAAGCTATTGAACGTCATAATGCAAGAATGAGTGAAATACATAATCCTCCTgaagaacaataa